The DNA segment TTAAATGAGGCTTCCCCCTCTCAAACTTCTCCTTTGACATTACTCGTTGACCTCCTTACTAAAAAGAACATGAAATATCAGCTGACATTCGCTGCCTGCTTTAACTCCTCGGCTATGTTGGCAGGCAGAGCAAAATAATGGGAAAATTCCATAGTGAACAGTCCCCTCCCCTCGGTCATCGACCTTAAGCTGGTCGCGTAACCGAACATTTCGCCAAGCGGAGCTTCCGCTTTTACCGCCTGCATAGCGCCTCTCATTTCCGTACTGCTCACTCTCCCCCGCCTCGAACTCAGGTCACCTATAACGGTTCCCATATGAGCTTCGGGAACAACCACCTCAAGCTTCATCACTGGCTCAAGAACAACCGGAGAAGATTTATGAACCGCTTCCTTAAATGCCATGGAACCCGCGATCTTAAAGGCAATTTCGGAAGAGTCGACATCGTGAAAAGAGCCATCGTAGAGCGTGACCGCTATGTCGACAACCGGGTATCCGGAGACAACACCGGTTTCCATCGCCTCGACTATTCCCTTCTCCACCGCCGGAATAAACTCCTTTGGAATCACTCCTCCCTTTATCTGATCATGGAACTGGAATCCTTCGCCCCTCTCAAGAGGCTCCACCCTTATCTTCACATGGCCGTACTGACCACGTCCGCCGGTCTGTCTTATGTATTTTCCTTCGGTTGCGGATGTGCCCGTTATCGTTTCTCTGTATGCAACCTGAGGCTTGCCGACATTGGCATCAACCTTGAACTCTCTTCTAAGCCTGTCGACGATTATCTCGAGGTGAAGCTCTCCCATGCCGGAAATTACCGTCTGACGGGTCTCCTCGTCGGTTTTCACCTTGAAGGAAGGGTCCTCCATGGCAAGCTTGCTCAGCGACAGGCCGAGTCTTTCCTGGTCGGCGTTTGACTTCGGTTCTATAGCAATCGAAATAACCGGGTCTGAGATATGAAGACTCTCAAGAATCACGGGATTCGAATCGGAGCACAGGGTATCGCCCGTGAGGGTGTTTTTGAGCCCCACAGCCGCTGCTATCCCCCCCGCCTCAACCTCTTTTATGTCCTCTCGTTTCTCCGCGTGCATGCGAAGAAGTCTTCCGATTTTTTCGTTTTTAAGATTGGATGAATTGTAAACCGTTGTGCCTGATTTAAGTTTTCCAGAATAGACACGAAGGTAGGTAAGTTGGCCGACGAAAGGATCCGACATGATTTTAAAAGCAAGCGCGGAGAAAGGTTCGTCCTTATCCGGTTTTCTTTCGACTTCCTCGTCGGTTTTGGGATGAATGCCCTTTACCGCAGGCAGGTCCACTGGAGCCGGCATGTATTCCACAACGGCGTCGAGCAGCAACTGCACTCCCTTGTTCTTAAAAGCCGATCCCAGCATCACCGGAATTATGGTCGCGTCAATTGTCTGTCGTCTAATGGACTTTCGGATCATTTCCTCGGGGACATCCCCTCCGTCGAGATAAAGCTCCATTATTTCCTCGTCGTTATCAGAAAGGGCTTCCAGAAGCTTCTCCCTGTACTCGGCCGCTCGCTCTTTGGTGTCCTCGGGAATATCGATGAATTCAAACTTGGCCCCAAGGCTCTCTCCGTCCCACACCGCCATTTTCATCCTTATAAGATCAACTATCCCGGTGAACTCTTCACCATCGAACCACGGAATCTGAAGACACACGGGATTAGCGTTAAGTCTCTCTACTATCTGGTCCACAACCCTGTAAAAATCCGCCCCCACCCTGTCCATCTTGTTCACAAAACACATTCTCGGAACGGAGTAGCGATCGGCCTGCCCCCACACTGTCTCAGTCTGAGGTTCGACTCCACCAACGCAGTCAAATACTACTACCGCCCCGTCAAGCACCTTGAGCGATCTTTCGACCTCTATAGTGAAATCAACATGACCGGGAGTGTCTATAATGTTTATCCTGCAGTCTTTCCAGAAACATGTAGTGGTGGCAGAAGTAATGGTGATACCCCTTTCGCGTTCCTGCTCCATCCAGTCCATAGTCGCCGCGCCTTCATGCACTTCGCCTATCTTGTAGGTTATTCCGGTATAGAACAGTATTCTTTCGGTAGTAGTGGTCTTGCCAGCGTCTATGTGGGCAACTATTCCGATGTTTCTTACCCTGTCTATGGGAAATATCTGCTCTGACACCTTGATTCTCCGGGGGATTACCACCTGTAGTGGGCAAAAGCTCTGTTGGCCTCGGCCATTCTATGAATATCTTCTTTTTTCTTTACCGCGGTACCCCTGTTGTTATGGGCATCGATTATCTCTGAAGAAAGCTTGTCTATCATTGATTTTTCAGATCTTGAGCGGGAAGAGTTTATAAGCCACCTGATCCCGAGTGACTGCCTTCTGAAGGAACTAACTTCCATGGGGACCTGGTAGTTGGCTCCGCCGACGCGCCTTGACCTTACCTCAACCGAGGGCTTTACCTTGTCAATAGCGTCGTGGAAAACCTCAAGGGGATCTTTTCCAGTTTTTTCCTTTATTTTTTCAAGAGAACCATAGAAGATTTTTTCCGCCTTGCTCTTTTTGCCGTCGTACATGAGGCTGTTTATAAACTTGGCGACTATGGGGTCTCCGGTTCTTGAATCCGGAGCCAGTTTTCTTCTTGCAACCCTACCTTTTCTCGGCATCTTCTGATTCTCCGCCAGCTACTTAGGCTTTTTGGCTCCGTACTTGGATCTCCCGTTTCTTCTGTTCTCAACTCCGGTCGAGTCGAGAGTTCCCCTGACTATGTGGTACCTGACTCCGGGAAGGTCCTTTACCCTTCCACCCCTTACAAGCACAACAGAATGCTCCTGCAAGGTGTGTCCTTCTCCGGGGATATACCCCGTGACTTCTATGCCGTTTGTAAGCCTTATTCTGGCCACCTTCCTAAGCGCCGAGTTGGGCTTTTTCGGAGTGGTGGTGTAAACCCTTACACAGACCCCTCTTCTCTGGGGACACTTCTGGAGAGCCCTGGCCTTACTTTTCTTCTTGGCCGTCTCTCTTCCTTTGTTCAGCAACTGACTTATCGTAGGCATAAAAACCCCTTCCCGAAATTTGGGGAATCCGATCATTATAAGCTTAATAACGAGCTGATGTCAATAAGCTTGAGGAAAAAAAACGTTAAAGACCCAAATCAAGGGAAGGACTATACTACAGAAAGAAAGCAGGTTTTCAACAGAAATTTGCATACGCAACTGCTCAAGGGAATTCCTGCCGAGAAATTTCTGTATTCTTAGCTAGTTAGAACCGATTTCCTAGCACTATTCTTGCCTGACAATTCAAAGATAAGTGTAGTAGGATCAAGAGAATTTGTAAGGAAAACCAATGCTAGGCGATCCCGCATAATTTTCTCCGCAGCTTCGCGTAACAATGGAATAGCAGAAAAGCAACCCAAACTCAGAAGGAACAAACACAAGAGGAACAGAAATATGGTTTCAGGGTTATTTATTGTCCCCCACGCGCACAAGCGCTTTTTTCCCTATATCTGTTCTGTAGACGAGGTTTTCCTCGGAGATAGAATCAACGGCCTTATACGCACTTCGTATTGACTCCTCTATGGTATCACCGAGAGAAGTGACTCCAAGAACCCTTCCGCCATTTGTAACCAGCTTGTCCCCGGAAAAAGCGGTTCCCGCGTGAAAAACCACCGTCTCCGAAGTGTCAGTGAAGTCCCCGAGCCTCTTAAGTTCCACACCCTTGTCATAGCTTCCCGGGTAACCCCTGGAAGCCATAACGACACAGACGCAGAAACCGTCCTTCCACTCTATCGGATCACACTTTACCTCCCCCTTAGCTATTGAATAAAGAATGGGAACTAGATCCGATTCCATTCTCATAAGAAGCGGCTGAGCTTCGGGGTCGCCGAAGCGGCAGTTAAATTCAAGCACTTTAAGATCGTTGTCTTTTATCATCAATCCAGCGTAGAGAATTCCCCTGTAGGTTCTGCCCTCGGATTTCATTGCCCGCACGGTCGGAACCATTACCTCATCAATTATTTTCTGCCTTAATTTATCGGTAACCACGGGAGCGGGAGTATAAGCCCCCATGCCTCCAGTGTTCGGTCCCTTGTCCCCGTCAAAAATCGGCTTATGGTCCTGGGAAGGCTCCAAGGGGAGTATGTTCTCCCCGTCGGTGAAAGCAAAGAAAGAAGCTTCCTCCCCAGTAAGAAATTCCTCTATTACAACCTTCGTCCCCGCTTGGCCGAACGCTTCATGCTCCATCATGGAGCGAACCGCGTCTTCTCCCTCCTCGCGGGAGTGACATATGATAACCCCTTTGCCGGCGGCAAGGCCATCGGCTTTCACCACGAAGGGAGGCTCAGTTTCCGCCACCTTGGCAAACGCCTGCTCGATATCAGTAAAAACAAAATACTCTCCTGTCGGAATACCGTATTTCTTCATAAGGTCTTTTGAGAAAATCTTGCTTCCTTCAAGCTCCGCCGCAACTTTTGAGGGACCGAAGATCAGAAGACCCTCTTCTTCAAAGAAATCGGTTATCCCCTCGCAAAGAGGTTGCTCGGGACCAACGACCGTAAGATCCACCGACTCTTCTTTCACAAATTGCACAAGCGAATCAAAATCTCCCACGCCGATATCAAGGCACTCGGCGTGGCGGCTTATCCCGGCGTTTCCGGGAGCACAGTAGGTTTTCTCCACCAAGGGACTCTGGCTTATCTTCCAGCAGAGAGCATGCTCCCTTCCACCTCCTCCGACAACAAGTACTTTCATTCAGAACCCCTCACAAAATTCATATCCTTTCGCCTAGCGACAGTAGAGATCATTCAACCGTGACGACCTTGGCCAGATTCCTCGGCTGATCCACATCCGTACCCAGAATATTGGCAACATGGTAAGCCAGAAACTGCACGGGGATAACAGATATCATCGGGCTTACCAGATAGGAACTTTTCGGAATCACTATCTTTCTGTCCCTCTCGTCTGGAAGTTGAAGACCCTTATCCGAGGTTATGAAAATGATCCGCCCTCCCCTGGCCTTTACCTCCTGGAAATTTCCAAGGAGCTTCCTGTAATACACATCTTCCTCGGGCGCGATGAACACTACGGGCATGTTCCTGTCTATAAGGGCTATGGGGCCGTGCTTCATCTCCCCGGCAGCGTATCCCTCGGCGTGAATGTAGGAAACTTCCTTGAGTTTAAGCGCACCCTCAAGAGCCACGGGGTAGTTAATCCCCCTGCCAAGATAGATAAAATTCCTGTAACGGTGAAAATCTCTTGAAAGATCTTTAAGCTCCCCGTCAAGCTCAAGGGTCTTCTGTTGGAGCTTTGAAACCGCCATGGCATCGGCTATTAGTTGCCTCGCCCTCCCAGAATCGATCACCTTCCTTGAGATTGCAAGGTATACGGAAAAAAGATAGAAGGCCATAACCTGCGCCGTGAAGGACTTGGTGGAGGCAACTCCGATCTCGGGACCCGCCTTTGTTGTTATGACGCAGTCAGATTCTCTTGAGATTTTGCTTA comes from the Candidatus Dadabacteria bacterium genome and includes:
- the fusA gene encoding elongation factor G, giving the protein MSEQIFPIDRVRNIGIVAHIDAGKTTTTERILFYTGITYKIGEVHEGAATMDWMEQERERGITITSATTTCFWKDCRINIIDTPGHVDFTIEVERSLKVLDGAVVVFDCVGGVEPQTETVWGQADRYSVPRMCFVNKMDRVGADFYRVVDQIVERLNANPVCLQIPWFDGEEFTGIVDLIRMKMAVWDGESLGAKFEFIDIPEDTKERAAEYREKLLEALSDNDEEIMELYLDGGDVPEEMIRKSIRRQTIDATIIPVMLGSAFKNKGVQLLLDAVVEYMPAPVDLPAVKGIHPKTDEEVERKPDKDEPFSALAFKIMSDPFVGQLTYLRVYSGKLKSGTTVYNSSNLKNEKIGRLLRMHAEKREDIKEVEAGGIAAAVGLKNTLTGDTLCSDSNPVILESLHISDPVISIAIEPKSNADQERLGLSLSKLAMEDPSFKVKTDEETRQTVISGMGELHLEIIVDRLRREFKVDANVGKPQVAYRETITGTSATEGKYIRQTGGRGQYGHVKIRVEPLERGEGFQFHDQIKGGVIPKEFIPAVEKGIVEAMETGVVSGYPVVDIAVTLYDGSFHDVDSSEIAFKIAGSMAFKEAVHKSSPVVLEPVMKLEVVVPEAHMGTVIGDLSSRRGRVSSTEMRGAMQAVKAEAPLGEMFGYATSLRSMTEGRGLFTMEFSHYFALPANIAEELKQAANVS
- the rpsG gene encoding 30S ribosomal protein S7 — protein: MPRKGRVARRKLAPDSRTGDPIVAKFINSLMYDGKKSKAEKIFYGSLEKIKEKTGKDPLEVFHDAIDKVKPSVEVRSRRVGGANYQVPMEVSSFRRQSLGIRWLINSSRSRSEKSMIDKLSSEIIDAHNNRGTAVKKKEDIHRMAEANRAFAHYRW
- a CDS encoding 30S ribosomal protein S12 translates to MPTISQLLNKGRETAKKKSKARALQKCPQRRGVCVRVYTTTPKKPNSALRKVARIRLTNGIEVTGYIPGEGHTLQEHSVVLVRGGRVKDLPGVRYHIVRGTLDSTGVENRRNGRSKYGAKKPK
- the purD gene encoding phosphoribosylamine--glycine ligase produces the protein MKVLVVGGGGREHALCWKISQSPLVEKTYCAPGNAGISRHAECLDIGVGDFDSLVQFVKEESVDLTVVGPEQPLCEGITDFFEEEGLLIFGPSKVAAELEGSKIFSKDLMKKYGIPTGEYFVFTDIEQAFAKVAETEPPFVVKADGLAAGKGVIICHSREEGEDAVRSMMEHEAFGQAGTKVVIEEFLTGEEASFFAFTDGENILPLEPSQDHKPIFDGDKGPNTGGMGAYTPAPVVTDKLRQKIIDEVMVPTVRAMKSEGRTYRGILYAGLMIKDNDLKVLEFNCRFGDPEAQPLLMRMESDLVPILYSIAKGEVKCDPIEWKDGFCVCVVMASRGYPGSYDKGVELKRLGDFTDTSETVVFHAGTAFSGDKLVTNGGRVLGVTSLGDTIEESIRSAYKAVDSISEENLVYRTDIGKKALVRVGDNK